One window of the Natronomonas marina genome contains the following:
- a CDS encoding transposase: MSSSKSVLPSNDTVEQVFKALETETTALFEHLDVSFLTDYPVFAPDPRGRTRVHDPPELLKGVLHCFYHDIYGPRPMARELHNEDVWRQCGFERPPSRRTLSRFITDFELVAEDVFIELVHELAEQVPLGKLFRIDGTDIPVDHRDEDADWNYDHAEDAYYYGYGCCVVTAADNIPVAAAFTPGKKVDEETAMRVTRDALAVDTPRWFLGDSEFDMLGWHDWLLEQSVVPISPYNPRNTDDPPDIEYRVEERIKAHSDTVRLWQRQLDETYAERSRVETAIGVCKDLGLGTPRVRGRVRVKAHVFIALCLRLAVALANHHRGNDVASPTITL; the protein is encoded by the coding sequence GTGTCCAGCAGCAAGTCCGTCCTACCGAGTAACGATACGGTCGAACAGGTTTTCAAAGCACTGGAGACGGAGACAACGGCACTGTTCGAACACCTCGATGTCTCGTTTCTCACCGACTATCCCGTGTTCGCCCCCGATCCGAGGGGGCGAACACGGGTGCACGACCCACCAGAACTCCTGAAAGGTGTCCTCCACTGCTTCTACCACGATATCTACGGTCCTCGTCCGATGGCACGGGAACTCCACAACGAGGACGTCTGGCGACAGTGTGGCTTCGAGCGTCCGCCGTCCCGGCGGACACTCTCAAGATTCATCACCGACTTCGAACTGGTCGCCGAGGACGTATTCATCGAGTTAGTCCACGAGCTTGCCGAGCAAGTCCCGCTCGGCAAGCTCTTCCGCATCGACGGCACAGACATCCCCGTCGATCACCGTGACGAGGACGCTGACTGGAACTACGATCACGCAGAAGACGCCTACTACTACGGCTACGGTTGCTGTGTCGTCACTGCAGCAGACAATATTCCGGTTGCAGCGGCGTTCACTCCTGGGAAGAAGGTCGATGAGGAGACGGCGATGCGCGTCACGCGTGACGCGCTCGCCGTCGACACGCCACGCTGGTTCCTCGGTGATTCTGAGTTCGATATGCTGGGGTGGCACGACTGGCTGCTGGAGCAGTCAGTCGTGCCGATATCACCGTACAACCCACGGAATACAGACGATCCTCCAGACATAGAATACCGCGTCGAAGAACGAATCAAAGCACACAGCGACACAGTTCGTCTCTGGCAGCGCCAACTCGACGAGACGTATGCAGAACGCTCACGGGTTGAAACAGCGATTGGCGTCTGCAAGGATCTCGGCCTCGGGACCCCGCGGGTCCGAGGCCGAGTACGCGTCAAAGCACACGTCTTCATCGCTCTTTGCCTTCGATTGGCCGTTGCACTCGCTAATCACCATCGAGGAAACGATGTCGCCAGCCCAACCATCACGCTATGA
- a CDS encoding PQQ-binding-like beta-propeller repeat protein — MDWSRRRVLASVAGVYAVSGCLGLTSDSGRPLPETPEGTWSQSGYDAQNTWAADVTVPARGTPAWSGGSGLITPLVVDGTVYTVDDALTALDARTGERQWQTDLGIEESPNSATQPAVADGYLILASDGRLRSFDTADGSKRWERTITGSPAQPITVAPDQQVGFTFFRRPKGDELPTELVVFGVETGETEWTAPVRAPGAPPAVFGDHLYVAGWSGPETQVLRCLRLDDGKPVWEREIGDRKTPPISADTGVLIGDGADITIYNHPDGERLASIGVSLGQIRALAIDDGTAFVLGESGLSAVSVPDGGEQWSRSEGESSDYAQADGLAVGREAVVAPVFPDSESSPSIAAFERTDGAPRWYYTVDDGWSPTIVSPPVIADGAVFAMSNTKNGVTALGDIPPRTEETDS, encoded by the coding sequence ATGGACTGGAGTCGGCGTCGGGTACTCGCGTCCGTAGCCGGTGTCTATGCGGTCTCGGGGTGTCTCGGTTTGACAAGCGACAGCGGTCGACCGCTTCCGGAGACACCGGAGGGAACGTGGAGTCAGTCCGGATATGACGCACAGAACACGTGGGCGGCTGATGTCACGGTCCCCGCTCGCGGGACACCGGCCTGGAGCGGCGGTAGCGGGTTGATCACGCCGCTGGTCGTCGACGGAACGGTGTACACCGTCGACGACGCCCTGACCGCACTGGACGCACGAACCGGCGAACGCCAGTGGCAGACGGACCTCGGCATAGAGGAGTCGCCGAACTCTGCCACACAGCCAGCGGTTGCCGACGGGTATCTGATACTCGCTTCTGACGGCAGACTCCGCTCGTTCGACACTGCTGACGGTAGTAAGCGGTGGGAACGGACCATCACTGGCTCACCAGCACAACCGATAACGGTTGCCCCCGACCAGCAGGTGGGATTCACGTTCTTCAGACGTCCCAAGGGCGACGAACTCCCGACCGAACTCGTTGTCTTCGGGGTCGAAACGGGCGAAACTGAGTGGACGGCCCCAGTACGTGCCCCCGGAGCTCCGCCAGCGGTGTTCGGCGATCATCTATACGTTGCCGGATGGAGTGGGCCGGAGACGCAGGTTCTTCGATGTCTCAGACTGGACGACGGCAAGCCGGTCTGGGAGCGGGAAATTGGAGACCGAAAGACACCGCCGATCAGTGCAGATACGGGTGTGTTGATCGGCGATGGGGCAGACATCACTATCTATAATCATCCCGACGGAGAGCGCCTGGCCTCGATCGGCGTGTCACTCGGACAGATCCGTGCGCTCGCTATCGACGACGGCACCGCCTTCGTGCTCGGGGAATCCGGTCTCTCGGCGGTTTCGGTGCCAGACGGGGGCGAGCAGTGGTCTCGTTCAGAGGGAGAGTCGTCGGACTACGCGCAGGCTGACGGTCTCGCAGTTGGGCGTGAGGCCGTCGTGGCACCGGTGTTTCCCGACTCCGAAAGCTCCCCGTCCATCGCTGCGTTCGAGAGAACCGACGGCGCGCCACGGTGGTACTATACCGTCGATGACGGATGGAGTCCGACGATCGTCTCCCCACCAGTCATCGCCGACGGCGCAGTATTCGCGATGAGCAACACGAAAAACGGGGTGACTGCCCTGGGCGACATCCCGCCTCGGACCGAAGAGACTGACTCGTGA
- a CDS encoding ABC transporter permease, which produces MTWRDIAYKDINDASRSRGLWVLFALLTVLSVGYALAHSYLGEGTFPAFLGGLAGVVGVTLPLLALLVGYKSVVHERTSGSLFLTLSFPHSRQDFLAGKLVGRSAVLLGPTLVALTVAGVVGAIRYGTDGAVLFPWFLVATALYGLAFVGLAVGLSMATTVNRWITLGAFGGYFALVTLWGGLHSLILVILHRFDVSVLSNMPDWALLFRLLGPNEAYDRLLRAGFDVDLATRYIADGAPVYVDWWMGIVVLMVWFVVPLMVGFRRFEPADL; this is translated from the coding sequence GTGACCTGGCGCGATATCGCGTACAAGGATATCAACGACGCCAGTCGGTCACGTGGTCTCTGGGTCCTCTTTGCCCTCCTGACTGTCCTGTCCGTCGGGTACGCGCTCGCTCACTCGTATCTGGGCGAGGGCACGTTCCCGGCCTTCCTCGGCGGGCTGGCGGGCGTGGTCGGCGTGACCCTGCCCTTGCTCGCACTGCTCGTCGGTTACAAGTCTGTCGTCCACGAGCGCACCAGCGGGAGCCTCTTTCTCACGCTCTCCTTCCCCCACTCGCGCCAGGACTTCCTCGCCGGGAAACTCGTCGGACGGTCGGCAGTCCTCCTTGGTCCGACGCTCGTCGCACTCACCGTCGCGGGCGTCGTCGGTGCCATCCGGTATGGGACTGACGGGGCCGTCCTCTTCCCCTGGTTCCTGGTCGCGACGGCGCTGTACGGACTGGCGTTCGTCGGCCTCGCCGTCGGTCTCTCGATGGCGACGACCGTCAACCGGTGGATCACGCTGGGCGCCTTCGGCGGCTACTTCGCCTTGGTGACGCTCTGGGGTGGGTTACACTCGCTGATCCTGGTGATCCTGCACCGGTTCGACGTCTCGGTCCTCTCGAACATGCCCGACTGGGCGCTGCTGTTCCGACTTCTCGGACCGAACGAGGCCTACGACCGCCTCCTCCGGGCCGGGTTCGACGTTGACCTCGCAACACGGTACATCGCCGACGGTGCCCCGGTCTACGTCGATTGGTGGATGGGGATCGTCGTCCTCATGGTCTGGTTTGTGGTGCCGCTGATGGTTGGCTTTCGCCGATTCGAGCCGGCAGACCTGTAG
- a CDS encoding ABC transporter permease, whose amino-acid sequence MTWRVVARQDLSLTVGARSVKLLAGLLVSVVLLAGYIYPLLTSGPITTAHFPGFVHGWLTTLVPFVGMLVTYNAIASQRESGSIRLSLSLPQSRRDVVLGKFLSRTAVVVGALVTATVGAGALVVYPLGELALLPFVEFLALTVTFGVVWTGLGTAVSLVSATRRRALVFGFGLVFLFVVVWDAIADALALGLAAAGLADGGLPGPIRFLVGLEPGRVFGRVVDGFVTPGAGVEGPWYLNEWVALVLFACWAVGPLGLAFLRFAGSDLS is encoded by the coding sequence ATGACGTGGCGAGTCGTCGCCAGACAGGACCTCTCTCTTACTGTGGGAGCGCGGTCAGTCAAACTTCTGGCCGGATTACTGGTGTCGGTCGTCCTCCTCGCGGGGTACATCTACCCGCTGCTCACGAGTGGTCCGATCACGACGGCACACTTCCCGGGGTTCGTCCACGGGTGGCTCACGACGCTCGTGCCGTTCGTCGGGATGCTCGTGACCTACAACGCCATCGCGAGCCAGCGCGAGTCGGGGTCGATCCGTCTCTCGTTGTCGCTCCCGCAGAGCCGCCGGGATGTCGTTCTCGGGAAGTTCCTTAGTCGGACCGCAGTCGTGGTCGGGGCGCTCGTCACCGCGACGGTCGGCGCCGGTGCCCTGGTCGTCTACCCGCTGGGCGAACTCGCTCTCCTCCCGTTCGTCGAGTTCCTGGCACTGACGGTCACGTTCGGCGTCGTCTGGACCGGATTAGGAACCGCCGTCTCGCTCGTGTCCGCGACGCGGCGGCGCGCGCTCGTCTTCGGGTTCGGACTGGTCTTCCTGTTCGTCGTCGTCTGGGACGCGATCGCCGACGCACTCGCACTCGGTCTCGCGGCGGCCGGCCTCGCCGACGGGGGGTTACCCGGACCGATCCGGTTCCTCGTGGGTCTCGAACCGGGTCGCGTCTTCGGTCGCGTCGTAGATGGGTTCGTCACGCCGGGTGCCGGCGTCGAGGGACCGTGGTACCTCAACGAGTGGGTCGCGCTGGTCCTGTTCGCTTGCTGGGCCGTCGGGCCGCTCGGACTGGCCTTCCTGCGTTTCGCCGGGAGTGATCTCTCGTGA
- a CDS encoding ABC transporter ATP-binding protein: MPAIDATAVSKQYGTEIALDRVDLTVDEGETFGFLGPNGAGKSTFINTLLDFVTPTEGSVEIFGHDCQQEGVAARDRVGVLPEGYSVFERLTGRQHVEYAIRSKGVEADPIEVLDRVGIREDADRKASDYSKGMAQRLVLGMALVGEPDLLVLDEPSTGLDPNGAAEMRQILREENERGATIFFSSHILEQVEAVCDRVGILQDGELVAIDTIEGLRASMGGGTKLVITVDGLHNGTLESVRSVAGVETAVSEDDSTIEVTCTNDAKMDILVELNDAGVEVVNFRTEEASLEDMFIEYTGSGR; encoded by the coding sequence ATGCCAGCGATCGATGCGACGGCTGTATCGAAACAGTACGGGACGGAGATCGCCCTCGACAGGGTTGATCTGACTGTCGATGAGGGCGAGACGTTCGGCTTTCTCGGTCCAAACGGCGCGGGGAAGTCAACGTTCATCAACACCTTGCTCGATTTCGTGACGCCGACCGAGGGGTCGGTCGAGATATTCGGCCACGACTGCCAGCAGGAGGGGGTCGCCGCTCGCGATCGGGTTGGCGTCCTCCCGGAGGGCTACTCGGTCTTCGAGCGACTCACCGGCCGCCAGCACGTCGAGTACGCCATCCGGTCGAAAGGTGTCGAGGCCGACCCTATCGAGGTACTCGACAGGGTGGGCATCCGCGAGGACGCCGACCGGAAAGCCAGCGACTACTCCAAGGGGATGGCACAGCGACTCGTGCTCGGCATGGCGCTGGTCGGGGAACCCGACCTGCTCGTCCTCGACGAACCTTCGACGGGACTGGACCCGAACGGTGCCGCGGAGATGCGGCAGATCCTCCGCGAGGAAAACGAGCGCGGGGCGACGATTTTCTTCTCGTCGCACATCCTCGAACAGGTCGAGGCGGTCTGTGACCGCGTCGGCATCCTGCAAGACGGCGAACTCGTGGCCATCGACACCATCGAGGGACTGCGCGCCTCGATGGGCGGTGGGACAAAATTGGTCATCACCGTCGACGGCCTCCACAACGGGACCTTGGAGAGTGTCAGGTCCGTCGCGGGCGTCGAGACGGCGGTGAGCGAGGACGACTCGACGATTGAGGTCACGTGCACAAACGACGCGAAGATGGACATTCTCGTCGAACTCAACGACGCGGGCGTCGAGGTGGTGAACTTCCGCACGGAAGAGGCATCGCTCGAAGACATGTTCATCGAGTACACTGGGTCGGGACGATGA
- a CDS encoding outer membrane lipoprotein-sorting protein → MVPDNLRGALVAVTLGSLVALSVVGIGGVVAAQQPSDDVPPTQLAHALSDDPDETKDSSTPAGDEVVDRFEERIESLESVVMAYETNTTINGNTTITSERRMWVDYENDRVRTEWETNRTHVITVRNESGMMSYDVENNQVNRFNVSVDMADVTPVDGLVTDTEIAYEGRDRIDGEEAYLLTVTPTNASDPLGSPNVTVWLDTDTYFPTVMTSELDDGETDFEQTTRFRNVSLNASIPDDRFTIDVPDNATEPEQSLPKVTEYDSLSSLREDTNQSVPSADIPDAYTFEEGYVIADDDYHSVTLRYVTEDDESLTVVKHLPMEYNFSESDRYETIDVGNHTGYYTEYEYDGNTTSVVVVPCEDTTYRVSGDRSKDETVGVADSLNCE, encoded by the coding sequence ATGGTCCCTGACAACTTGCGTGGTGCCCTCGTGGCAGTCACGCTCGGCTCGCTGGTCGCCCTCTCCGTCGTCGGTATCGGCGGGGTAGTCGCCGCCCAGCAACCTTCCGACGACGTACCGCCTACACAACTCGCACACGCGCTGTCCGATGACCCGGACGAAACGAAGGACTCGTCGACCCCTGCCGGTGACGAGGTCGTCGACCGGTTCGAAGAGCGTATCGAGTCACTCGAATCTGTCGTGATGGCCTACGAAACGAACACGACGATCAACGGTAACACGACGATAACGAGCGAACGGCGGATGTGGGTCGACTACGAGAACGACCGTGTCCGGACAGAGTGGGAGACCAATCGGACGCACGTGATCACCGTTCGCAACGAGAGCGGGATGATGTCCTACGACGTCGAGAACAACCAGGTCAACCGCTTCAACGTGTCCGTCGATATGGCCGATGTGACGCCGGTCGACGGCCTCGTTACCGATACCGAGATCGCCTACGAGGGAAGAGACCGCATCGACGGCGAGGAAGCCTACCTGCTGACCGTGACGCCGACGAACGCGAGCGACCCCCTCGGTTCTCCCAACGTGACCGTCTGGCTGGACACGGACACCTACTTCCCGACTGTAATGACGAGCGAACTCGACGACGGCGAGACGGACTTCGAGCAGACCACACGCTTCCGGAATGTCAGTCTGAACGCGTCGATCCCCGACGACCGGTTCACGATCGACGTCCCCGACAACGCCACCGAACCGGAGCAGTCGCTCCCGAAAGTGACGGAGTACGATTCGCTGTCGTCGCTGCGGGAGGACACGAACCAGTCGGTGCCCTCGGCCGACATCCCCGATGCGTACACCTTCGAGGAAGGGTACGTGATCGCGGATGACGATTATCACTCCGTCACGCTGCGCTACGTGACCGAGGACGACGAGAGTCTCACCGTTGTGAAACACCTGCCGATGGAGTACAACTTCAGCGAGAGCGACAGATACGAGACGATAGACGTCGGCAACCACACCGGGTACTACACTGAGTACGAGTACGACGGAAACACGACGTCGGTCGTCGTCGTACCTTGTGAGGACACCACCTACCGCGTGTCCGGCGACCGCTCGAAGGACGAGACCGTCGGGGTCGCCGACTCGCTCAACTGCGAGTAG
- a CDS encoding RNA-guided endonuclease InsQ/TnpB family protein produces MHYAYRYRLKPTAQQHELLDYHRDTCRQLYNHALGEFNEISESAGTLNQRVRQVRDQLTDLKEWWDELNDLYSTVAQAAVMRIEDNIKALSELKEKGYNVGSLNWKAPREFRSFTYVQSGFEFDKKNGQAVLSLSKLADIPIECHRDIPDNETVKEVTLKKEPTGEWYASFGVSDKKEPAKPPLEEIDADEMVGIDVGILKYAHDTDGTAVGSPDLSDERDRLEREQRNLSRKEYGSNNWEKQRRRVAECHQQLKRKRRDFLHKLSAYYALEYDLVAVESLVVKGMLESPRNRRNTASAAWDTFTNLLEYKCKREGTHFVEVDPEDTTKECASCGVKTDKPLWVREHSCPACGFEADRDANAAWNILFRGLTELGVGYSEGTPVETALPVDTAVVSAKRVVEAGSPCLTEPPMAASRKG; encoded by the coding sequence ATGCACTACGCCTACAGGTATCGTCTCAAGCCAACCGCCCAACAGCATGAGTTGTTGGACTACCACCGGGACACCTGCAGGCAACTCTACAACCACGCGCTCGGAGAGTTTAACGAGATCTCTGAGTCTGCGGGAACGCTCAACCAACGAGTGCGACAAGTTCGAGACCAACTCACCGACCTGAAAGAGTGGTGGGACGAGTTGAATGACCTGTACTCGACGGTCGCACAGGCCGCTGTCATGCGGATCGAGGACAACATCAAAGCACTCTCAGAACTGAAAGAGAAGGGCTACAACGTCGGGAGTCTCAACTGGAAGGCGCCCAGAGAGTTCCGCAGTTTTACCTATGTCCAGTCTGGCTTCGAGTTCGACAAGAAGAACGGTCAGGCTGTCCTCTCGCTGTCGAAACTTGCGGATATTCCCATTGAGTGCCACCGAGACATTCCCGACAATGAAACAGTCAAAGAAGTCACACTCAAGAAAGAACCCACAGGAGAGTGGTATGCCTCTTTCGGCGTTTCCGACAAAAAGGAACCGGCCAAACCGCCGCTTGAGGAGATTGACGCCGACGAAATGGTTGGCATCGATGTGGGGATTCTGAAGTATGCCCACGACACTGACGGAACGGCAGTTGGTTCACCTGACCTCTCGGACGAACGCGACAGGCTTGAACGAGAGCAACGGAACCTCTCGCGCAAAGAGTACGGGTCGAACAACTGGGAGAAGCAACGTCGGCGTGTTGCCGAGTGCCACCAGCAACTCAAGCGCAAGCGGCGTGACTTCCTACACAAACTCTCGGCCTACTATGCTCTGGAGTACGACTTGGTGGCCGTCGAATCCCTCGTCGTGAAAGGGATGCTGGAATCGCCGCGCAACAGGCGCAACACGGCGTCGGCGGCGTGGGACACCTTCACCAATCTGCTCGAATACAAGTGCAAGCGCGAAGGCACGCACTTCGTGGAGGTTGATCCGGAAGACACGACCAAGGAATGTGCGTCATGTGGAGTCAAAACAGACAAACCGCTGTGGGTGCGTGAACATTCCTGTCCTGCCTGTGGCTTCGAAGCGGATAGAGACGCAAACGCGGCGTGGAACATTCTTTTTCGCGGACTCACCGAATTAGGAGTGGGATACTCCGAAGGAACGCCTGTGGAGACTGCGCTCCCTGTGGACACTGCGGTTGTGTCTGCAAAGCGTGTCGTGGAAGCAGGAAGCCCCTGCCTCACGGAGCCGCCGATGGCGGCGAGTAGGAAGGGGTAG
- a CDS encoding DUF2080 family transposase-associated protein codes for MDRHEIEGHEVIEGEVKPTGNGAHVLVPKDWRGADVKIVRTSDPTD; via the coding sequence ATGGATAGACACGAAATTGAAGGCCACGAAGTCATCGAGGGCGAAGTAAAACCCACCGGCAACGGCGCACACGTCCTCGTCCCCAAAGACTGGCGCGGCGCAGACGTGAAAATCGTCAGAACGTCAGACCCAACCGATTAA
- a CDS encoding DUF7342 family protein, producing MEDPSPELKAGADERRDSPDFDDLVPPEEVVSGDRTRDDFFDAVLGLDSPATASEVAELAGHGVDAAREYLDWFERMGIVTRVTDSPATYERNQAYLNWRRIQQLRNRYDDDELLAFLDDAAERDASFAETFGVPSPDAVAITTHAADTGRSVEAVWQDVSAWKTTRRRIALLERALQTDSDGTADRRTVA from the coding sequence ATGGAAGACCCAAGTCCCGAACTGAAGGCAGGGGCTGACGAGCGTCGGGACTCGCCAGACTTCGACGATCTCGTCCCGCCGGAAGAAGTCGTTTCCGGGGACCGCACTCGGGACGACTTCTTCGACGCCGTGCTCGGACTCGACAGTCCCGCGACAGCCAGCGAGGTCGCCGAACTCGCGGGGCACGGAGTAGACGCCGCTCGGGAGTACCTAGATTGGTTCGAACGCATGGGAATCGTCACACGAGTCACTGACTCTCCTGCGACGTACGAGCGGAACCAAGCATACCTGAACTGGCGGCGTATCCAGCAACTTCGGAACAGGTACGATGACGACGAACTCCTCGCGTTTCTGGACGATGCGGCAGAGCGCGACGCGTCGTTCGCCGAGACGTTTGGCGTCCCCTCGCCGGATGCAGTAGCTATCACCACCCACGCGGCTGATACTGGGCGGTCTGTCGAAGCAGTGTGGCAGGACGTCTCCGCGTGGAAGACGACTCGCCGTCGGATTGCTCTGCTCGAACGAGCGTTGCAGACTGACTCGGACGGTACTGCCGATCGACGTACTGTCGCATGA
- a CDS encoding ERCC4 domain-containing protein — protein MDETRHGSSIPTTVLRDTREQRPWTFDGCGVETRDVTLSTGDYTVPTACTHDPDSDTYHPQFAVERKSGDDFLTALTWERDRFTSELRRATEWPQPLAVVVETSWQTLLRNRGCMRRRDIHPNQVVGTLSAWTRHYNVAFRFADSRRRAELCAFLLLVRHSLRRRCEQI, from the coding sequence ATGGACGAGACGCGACACGGTAGTTCCATTCCCACCACAGTACTGCGAGATACCCGCGAGCAGCGCCCCTGGACGTTCGACGGGTGTGGGGTCGAAACGCGCGACGTGACGCTCTCGACCGGGGACTACACCGTCCCGACTGCCTGTACTCACGACCCGGATTCGGATACCTACCACCCACAGTTCGCGGTCGAACGCAAGTCCGGAGACGACTTCCTCACCGCCCTCACGTGGGAACGGGACCGATTCACGTCCGAGCTACGGCGGGCGACCGAGTGGCCACAGCCCCTCGCGGTCGTCGTAGAGACATCCTGGCAAACCCTCCTTCGCAACCGGGGCTGTATGCGGCGGCGGGATATCCATCCGAACCAGGTCGTCGGGACGCTCTCGGCGTGGACACGTCACTACAACGTCGCGTTCCGTTTCGCCGACTCCCGTAGACGAGCCGAGTTATGTGCGTTTCTCCTCCTCGTCCGCCACAGTCTACGACGACGATGTGAACAAATCTGA
- a CDS encoding sensor histidine kinase has protein sequence MLVKIVGAQGISSAAGLLAISATVARRYDKPGAAWFSGYTALVGVGLGVLSVGVLTGFAPVTDFTGQVGQWLAFVWILPVGLWAMFALRYTGRPVSLTLKTSILVAFPLLVLIIQFILSGVSGVPTQAVGLLGITARYYALTLVVAGMVLVVRTTRRYDHTAVWQGVALAGAPAAMWLFWSSIPYIAQLGRTAGGAAYVLGSLGAVCGFGLAVFRLDAFDIAPTVGVVGERDIVEETDDLVLIADEEHRVVRANERMRIASDGTDPAAGTVTVEDMFGTDVDGLRAAETVTLSVAGVSAKYDAQVSTVVDRGDRHLGTVVSLREVTERELRKERLSVLNRVLRHNLRNQLDVLNAHLDAIDDDHADTAIETTDRIARMSDHARTIDQLLSESRENAPVDVAELLRATVATYDSSVTVEATESLVITTDGVALEAAIESAVDNAVMHATDVAVALQSTPDGCELQVIDDGPGIPESELSALETGSEAPLRHGTGLGLWQLTWATRTLGGEVSFDTSDGTTVTISVPDAPPTGE, from the coding sequence ATGCTCGTCAAAATCGTCGGGGCCCAAGGTATTTCAAGCGCAGCGGGGCTCCTGGCGATTAGTGCGACGGTCGCCCGCAGATACGATAAGCCGGGAGCCGCGTGGTTCTCGGGATATACCGCGCTGGTCGGAGTCGGTCTCGGAGTACTCAGCGTCGGCGTCCTCACTGGATTCGCTCCGGTAACTGATTTTACGGGTCAAGTTGGGCAGTGGCTGGCGTTCGTCTGGATACTCCCCGTCGGCTTGTGGGCAATGTTTGCACTCCGGTACACGGGCCGGCCCGTCTCGTTAACGCTCAAAACAAGTATACTGGTCGCCTTCCCGCTTCTCGTATTAATCATTCAGTTTATCCTATCTGGTGTGTCAGGCGTGCCGACGCAGGCTGTCGGGTTGCTTGGTATTACTGCCAGGTATTACGCACTAACGCTGGTCGTCGCCGGGATGGTGTTAGTAGTCCGGACGACGCGCCGATATGACCACACCGCGGTGTGGCAAGGTGTTGCCCTCGCTGGGGCACCGGCGGCGATGTGGTTGTTCTGGAGCAGTATTCCGTATATCGCTCAACTCGGCCGGACGGCAGGTGGAGCCGCCTACGTACTGGGATCACTCGGCGCAGTGTGTGGGTTCGGACTCGCGGTATTCCGACTCGACGCGTTCGACATAGCCCCGACCGTCGGCGTCGTCGGTGAACGGGATATCGTCGAGGAGACAGACGACCTGGTGTTGATCGCGGACGAGGAGCACCGAGTCGTACGTGCGAACGAACGTATGCGCATCGCTTCGGACGGGACGGACCCCGCAGCTGGTACCGTTACCGTCGAAGACATGTTCGGGACCGACGTTGACGGTTTGCGAGCAGCCGAGACGGTCACGCTCAGTGTCGCGGGCGTGTCGGCGAAGTACGATGCGCAGGTGTCGACAGTAGTCGACCGGGGCGACCGGCATCTGGGAACCGTGGTCAGTCTCCGCGAGGTAACCGAGCGCGAACTCCGCAAGGAACGCCTATCAGTCCTCAACAGGGTTCTCCGACACAATCTGCGCAACCAACTCGATGTCCTCAACGCGCATCTCGATGCCATCGACGACGACCACGCGGACACGGCTATCGAGACGACGGATCGTATCGCACGCATGAGCGACCACGCACGGACGATCGACCAACTCCTCTCGGAGTCGCGGGAAAACGCCCCGGTCGACGTCGCCGAACTGCTTCGCGCCACCGTCGCGACCTACGACTCTTCGGTCACCGTCGAGGCGACTGAGTCGCTAGTGATAACGACGGACGGCGTCGCTCTCGAAGCGGCGATAGAAAGCGCCGTCGATAATGCGGTCATGCACGCTACGGACGTGGCCGTCGCGCTTCAGTCGACTCCAGACGGGTGCGAATTGCAGGTCATCGATGATGGTCCTGGAATCCCCGAGTCGGAACTGTCCGCGCTCGAAACCGGGTCCGAGGCGCCACTCCGACACGGGACCGGACTGGGACTGTGGCAACTTACCTGGGCTACCCGTACGCTCGGCGGCGAGGTGTCGTTCGACACGTCAGATGGTACCACTGTCACGATATCCGTCCCCGACGCTCCGCCAACCGGCGAGTGA